One bacterium genomic window, CGCTTCGGCCTTGTGCTGGGTGAGCGCGTAGATCGCGAGACCGTTCGCGTCACCGACGTTGGCGTGGGGCCGGCCCGCAACCTGCGTCGGCAGCAGCGTGTAGTTGATCTTGCCCACGACCTTGGACAGCTTCGCCACGGGCAGCACGGACAGCATGTTGTCGAGCGCGTCCATCGCGATCGCACCCCGGCCGGACGCCATGATGCGCTCCGCGCCGCCGCCGGTCAGGGACTCGCTGCCGGGCTCCATGTACTTGTGGAGCGCGACGTAGTACTTCGCCGCGGCGATGCTCTGCGGCGAATTGACCGTGGGCTGCATCGTCTTGGGGTCGTAGATCAGGTCCGCGCCGAACGCGACCAGAATGTGCTCGTACCGGTGGAACAGGAAGCCGCCGCTCTTATTCGCCATGACGACGCCGTAGAAGTCCTGGGCGAGCGGCTTGCCCATCAGCTTGTCGCCGGCCTTGCGGGTGAAGAACTGCGCCACGTCCATCAGCTGCTTGTACGTCTGCGGGACGGCCAGCGCGTAGCCGTACTTGGCCTGGAACGCCTTCTTCTCGGTCGGATCGGCGAAGATGTCGGTCCGGTACCCCATCATGTACGGGGCGGCGAGCATCGGCATCGCCCACAGCTTCTTGTCGAACTGGAGCCCGACCGTCGTCAGGCTGATGAAGTCGTCCGGCTGCACCGCCTTCTGGGCCTCGGGCGTGGCCATCAAGTCATCGATCGGGATGACCGCCTTGGCCGCGGCGAGGCCCGGGATCCAGGTGTTGTAGACGTAGACGTAGTCCCACGTCTTCACGCCGGACTTGGAATCGATCAGCGCCTTCTGGAACACGTTGTCCCAGGGCAGGTACTCCGGCTTGATCTGGATGCCCATGGGCTTGCCGATCTCGTTCGCGACCTTGACGAAGGCCACCCACTCGTCAAAGTCCGGGCCCAGGAACGTGAGCGTCGTCATGTTCTGGGCGCGCGACGCCTGGGGCAGCGAGCCGGTCACTAGCACCGCCGCGAGCAGCATTGCGAGCACGGTCGCGGCGATGCGGTATCGTGGCTGACGCAACATACGCGTGATCCCCTCCTCCGTCGTGATCTCGACAGGCCGGCGTTCGGCTCCGGCCCGGCCGTCGTACTCTTACGCGATCAGCAAGGTCCGCGCGGCGGTGTCCCCCCCTTCCCACCTCGACGTATCGCTCGTACCGCGGCCCGGTCCGTCACGTCGCCGGAACCGCGGAGTCCAGTACGGCGTGCTGCGCGCGCAGCGTCCGCTGAACGGCGGGCATCGGGAGCCGCCGGGGCGGTGTCCCCGCGGCGGCGCTCATCGCGGCGACGGTGCCTGCGGCGTGCCCCGTCGCCATGCAGACGGCCTGGCCTCGAACGGACGCGGCGGCTTCATGGGTCGCGGAGATCGCGCGGCCCGCTACGACGAGGCCGTCGACCGCCGCCGGGGTCAGGCACCGCAGCGGAATCCCGTGGGAGTGCTCGACCCGCCGAAGCGTCACGCCGCCGCCGCCCACCCGGCTGCCGAGCACGTTGGCGCCCGGGCGCATGTCGTGCAGATCGAGCGGATAAGCGCCCCGGGCGACCGTGTCGGGAAAGTCGGCGCCCGACAGGACGTCGTCCATCGTGAGCACATAGTCCCCGGCGACGTGCCGCGACTCGCGCACGCCGACCTGGTAGGCGGAGTCGAGCAGCCTGGCCCTCGCGAACCCCGGCACCCGCCGTCGAAGAAGCCGTAAGACCTCGAACATCTGGCGCTGCGTCTCCACTTCCGCGCGGCTCAGCGCGTCGGGATCGGTCGCGTCGACGCCGTGGACGCGAGTCGCGTTGACGGTGACCACCCCGGACACCGGGCCCGTCTCGAGGCCGAGGCGGTCCCGCGGCACGGTCAACTCGCCGGCCTGCCGGGCCGCGGCGACGAGCGACGGAAATGCGTCCATGACGACCGACCGCTCCTTCAGGTCGTCCGCCGTGTACGCGGCGCCGCCGTCCCACCGCTCGGGCAGATCCATCTCCTCCGGATGGACCCGCAGATACGCCAGCATCTCGTCCACGTCGACGTCGCACACGCGGAAGATTCGCGTCACGGGCTGCAGCAGGCCGTCGCCCGTGCGGCCGAGGATGAACCGGGCGCCGGCGCGCGCGGCGACATCGCCGTCGCCCGTCGCGTCCACAATCGCCCGCGCGAGGACGGTTTCGAGGCCGCCCTTGTTGGCCGCGAGGATGCCGCGGACCCGCGGCCCTTCGGTCACCGCATCGACGCAGAAAGTGTGGAGCAGAAACTCCACGCCGGCGCCGAGGAGCATCTCCAGCAGCGTCTGCTGCAGCGCGACCGGATCCGCCACCGTGACCGACGCGACCTGCTTGTCCGGCCGGTCGTCAAAGGCGGCGCCGGCGCCGGTCAGCCGCTCGAAGAGCTCCGCGCCGATCCCGCCGAGCGCGCGCCGGCCGCTACCGTCGCTCACGCCCAGAAAGGACATCCCCGTCGACGCCATGCCGCCGACCGTGCCGTACTGCT contains:
- a CDS encoding extracellular solute-binding protein: MLRQPRYRIAATVLAMLLAAVLVTGSLPQASRAQNMTTLTFLGPDFDEWVAFVKVANEIGKPMGIQIKPEYLPWDNVFQKALIDSKSGVKTWDYVYVYNTWIPGLAAAKAVIPIDDLMATPEAQKAVQPDDFISLTTVGLQFDKKLWAMPMLAAPYMMGYRTDIFADPTEKKAFQAKYGYALAVPQTYKQLMDVAQFFTRKAGDKLMGKPLAQDFYGVVMANKSGGFLFHRYEHILVAFGADLIYDPKTMQPTVNSPQSIAAAKYYVALHKYMEPGSESLTGGGAERIMASGRGAIAMDALDNMLSVLPVAKLSKVVGKINYTLLPTQVAGRPHANVGDANGLAIYALTQHKAEAFKLATAVLNARGTKQVMKEYPALIPMRSSVIKDPEVRTNYPNVFNAMTTFINGKPYTTFIPPLKEWVQAQDIYEQALSAAMSGQSSVEDALNGAQAKTLDFFKRQGYIK
- a CDS encoding FAD-dependent oxidoreductase, whose product is MRVRPEVDVLVCGGGTAGAVAAVAAARTGARTVLVEQYGTVGGMASTGMSFLGVSDGSGRRALGGIGAELFERLTGAGAAFDDRPDKQVASVTVADPVALQQTLLEMLLGAGVEFLLHTFCVDAVTEGPRVRGILAANKGGLETVLARAIVDATGDGDVAARAGARFILGRTGDGLLQPVTRIFRVCDVDVDEMLAYLRVHPEEMDLPERWDGGAAYTADDLKERSVVMDAFPSLVAAARQAGELTVPRDRLGLETGPVSGVVTVNATRVHGVDATDPDALSRAEVETQRQMFEVLRLLRRRVPGFARARLLDSAYQVGVRESRHVAGDYVLTMDDVLSGADFPDTVARGAYPLDLHDMRPGANVLGSRVGGGGVTLRRVEHSHGIPLRCLTPAAVDGLVVAGRAISATHEAAASVRGQAVCMATGHAAGTVAAMSAAAGTPPRRLPMPAVQRTLRAQHAVLDSAVPAT